A genome region from candidate division KSB1 bacterium includes the following:
- a CDS encoding PTS sugar transporter subunit IIC — protein sequence MWPEILLVSLWGGIVALDTTAALQIMISRPLVACTVAGLILGNAPVAFLFGMLMELVYICELPVGAATFSEGNVGAVVAAALAVLILRVSPRLSLVLTISLAIALGMSIVGGLLVKKMRSINVKTYDHLIEHKTINIRNVAIAQYSGLFLAFILGFGLTLTAIAVLYYPLTTIIQQIPLRYDPVFKPVGGALLGAGCAFLLNMVLRKNKYKWLVILGLLMGALFFYL from the coding sequence ATGTGGCCTGAAATTTTACTGGTAAGCCTGTGGGGCGGGATCGTTGCCCTGGACACGACAGCAGCCTTGCAGATCATGATCTCCAGGCCTCTGGTCGCCTGCACCGTCGCCGGATTGATTTTGGGAAACGCACCTGTCGCCTTTTTATTCGGCATGTTGATGGAACTGGTTTATATTTGCGAGTTGCCGGTCGGCGCCGCAACTTTTTCAGAAGGCAACGTAGGTGCAGTGGTTGCCGCGGCTTTGGCTGTTCTGATCCTCCGTGTGTCTCCGCGCCTTTCCCTTGTACTCACGATATCCCTGGCCATCGCTCTCGGTATGAGCATCGTCGGAGGCCTGCTTGTAAAAAAAATGCGATCCATTAATGTAAAAACATATGATCATTTGATTGAACATAAAACCATAAATATTAGAAATGTAGCCATCGCCCAGTATTCCGGTTTGTTCCTGGCTTTTATTCTCGGATTCGGCCTGACCCTGACCGCGATTGCTGTTTTGTATTATCCGCTGACAACCATTATCCAGCAGATTCCACTCCGCTATGATCCCGTCTTTAAACCCGTGGGCGGAGCATTGCTTGGAGCCGGTTGCGCTTTTTTATTAAATATGGTGCTTCGTAAGAACAAATATAAATGGTTGGTAATCCTCGGACTCTTGATGGGAGCGCTGTTTTTTTATCTGTGA
- a CDS encoding PTS system mannose/fructose/sorbose family transporter subunit IID gives MTYRDLISILFRCLFIQGVWNYESMIGIGFCFCAIPVAKRLYTDEDKRDQFLRRHLSFFNAHPYFASFALGAIAKEEENSVNNDIDQVSDINMFKERMTGPLGVMGDRLFWDSIKPFAASLGVLIALTVGYLGAVVYLILYNIPHLYVRTKGLLSGYKYGFSVVQHISFEKMNKYIIWVKAAALLVAGLLIIAASHWSLIQGDSVFISFVVSLVAGYVLIKKSISVNIIILIIIASSLIIGWLFFWI, from the coding sequence TTGACATACAGAGACCTGATCTCCATATTATTCAGATGCTTGTTTATACAGGGTGTGTGGAATTACGAATCCATGATCGGTATCGGCTTTTGTTTTTGCGCCATCCCGGTGGCCAAACGTCTTTACACGGATGAGGACAAAAGAGACCAGTTCTTGCGCCGGCATTTGAGTTTTTTTAATGCGCACCCTTATTTTGCCAGCTTTGCTTTGGGTGCCATTGCCAAAGAAGAGGAAAACTCGGTCAACAACGATATTGATCAGGTGAGTGATATCAACATGTTCAAGGAACGAATGACCGGACCGCTGGGAGTTATGGGTGATCGACTGTTCTGGGACAGTATCAAGCCCTTTGCAGCGAGTCTGGGTGTTTTAATTGCACTCACAGTCGGATACCTGGGTGCGGTTGTCTACCTAATTCTTTACAATATACCGCATCTCTATGTGCGCACCAAAGGTCTGCTCTCCGGTTATAAATACGGTTTCAGTGTGGTGCAGCACATTTCATTTGAAAAAATGAACAAATACATCATTTGGGTAAAAGCGGCCGCCTTGTTGGTGGCGGGATTATTAATCATCGCCGCATCACACTGGAGTCTGATCCAGGGTGATTCTGTATTTATATCGTTTGTCGTTTCACTTGTAGCGGGTTATGTGTTGATTAAAAAAAGCATATCCGTCAATATTATTATTTTGATCATCATAGCCTCAAGTTTGATCATTGGATGGCTATTTTTTTGGATATAG
- a CDS encoding HPr family phosphocarrier protein, with amino-acid sequence MIKKSFTIKNAYGIHARPARLIVETASQFSSDIFLSKEGDQINAKSIMGILMLEASQGSKVELQIKGDDETDALEALEGIFDELENKEEWNHS; translated from the coding sequence ATGATTAAAAAATCATTTACCATCAAAAACGCCTATGGTATTCATGCAAGGCCCGCGCGCCTCATTGTTGAAACCGCATCCCAGTTCTCTTCTGATATATTTCTTTCAAAAGAGGGGGACCAAATCAACGCCAAAAGCATCATGGGTATATTGATGCTCGAGGCCAGTCAGGGTTCTAAAGTGGAACTGCAAATCAAAGGAGATGATGAAACAGACGCTTTGGAAGCGCTTGAAGGAATTTTCGATGAATTAGAAAATAAAGAAGAATGGAATCATAGCTAA
- a CDS encoding phosphoenolpyruvate-utilizing N-terminal domain-containing protein — protein MSPQKSANSEKVFHGVPASPGIAIGKIFSIGGNVLDVEPRTIDESEIKSELERYHQALQKAKSELDGLVKKSKRSLSKESAKIFQVHQTMLDDPMVIEGTEKGIREKRKSADHAFKDVMERFEAQVAEMEDEYFRARAADLYDLKCRVIRHIQGHHPVYFNRLKEPAVIFAKELTPSDTVSLETDKVLGFAHGLWRADFTCHYCRAFHECTRCCGAAQRR, from the coding sequence ATGTCACCTCAAAAATCGGCAAATAGTGAAAAGGTGTTCCACGGTGTTCCGGCCTCGCCCGGTATCGCAATTGGAAAGATCTTTTCTATCGGCGGAAATGTACTGGATGTAGAGCCACGCACGATTGATGAATCGGAGATAAAGTCAGAACTGGAGCGCTACCATCAGGCGCTGCAAAAAGCAAAGTCAGAACTGGACGGGCTGGTCAAAAAATCAAAGCGCTCGCTGAGTAAAGAAAGCGCAAAAATTTTCCAGGTACACCAAACCATGCTCGATGATCCGATGGTCATCGAGGGTACTGAAAAGGGAATTCGTGAAAAGCGGAAAAGCGCTGACCATGCCTTTAAAGATGTGATGGAGCGATTCGAAGCTCAGGTTGCCGAGATGGAGGATGAATATTTTCGGGCGCGGGCCGCGGATCTGTATGATTTGAAATGCCGGGTGATCCGGCATATCCAGGGACATCATCCCGTATACTTTAATCGGTTGAAAGAGCCGGCCGTGATATTTGCCAAAGAACTCACACCCTCGGATACGGTCAGTCTGGAAACAGACAAAGTGTTGGGATTTGCGCATGGACTTTGGCGGGCGGACTTCACATGCCACTATTGTCGCGCGTTCCATGAATGTACCCGCTGTTGTGGCGCTGCACAACGCCGGTGA
- the metK gene encoding methionine adenosyltransferase: MLFTSESVTEGHPDKIADQVSDAVLDAVFEEDPRGRVACETFVTTGLVLVGGEITTSTYVDIPEVTRDTVKKIGYIDAAYGFDYQTCAVLTSIDQQSGDIAMGVDREGAGDQGMMFGYACDETPELMPMPIQLAHQLTKRLATVRKRRELDFLRPDGKSQVTVKYVDDKPVEIDTVVISTQHNPDVTQEKIRKEIIEHVILPVLPEKMLPQNGPVFHINPTGRFVIGGPQGDAGLTGRKIIVDTYGGYGRHGGGAFSGKDPSKVDRSAAYAARYVAKNIVAAGMAKRCEIQLAYAIGVAEPVSVLVDTFATGKADDAEISKRVRDNFDLTPRGIISMLDLRRPIYRKTAAYGHFGRDGDEFTWEKTDKIDAFK, translated from the coding sequence ATGCTTTTCACTTCAGAATCGGTAACAGAAGGACATCCGGACAAAATAGCGGATCAAGTATCAGATGCAGTACTGGACGCGGTTTTTGAAGAAGACCCGCGCGGGCGCGTGGCCTGTGAGACGTTTGTAACAACCGGCCTGGTTCTGGTCGGCGGTGAAATCACCACGTCCACTTATGTTGATATTCCAGAGGTTACGCGCGATACCGTTAAAAAAATCGGATATATAGATGCCGCATATGGATTTGACTATCAAACCTGCGCTGTTCTGACCAGTATCGATCAGCAGTCGGGTGATATCGCCATGGGCGTGGACCGGGAAGGCGCCGGCGATCAGGGTATGATGTTTGGATACGCCTGTGATGAAACGCCCGAACTCATGCCGATGCCGATCCAGTTGGCGCATCAGTTGACCAAACGGCTCGCTACGGTGCGAAAACGCAGAGAACTTGATTTTTTACGTCCTGACGGAAAATCACAGGTTACCGTTAAATATGTAGACGACAAACCTGTGGAAATAGATACCGTTGTCATTTCCACTCAGCACAATCCTGATGTCACTCAGGAAAAAATACGCAAAGAAATCATTGAACACGTCATTTTGCCGGTACTGCCGGAAAAGATGCTGCCCCAAAACGGCCCTGTTTTCCATATCAATCCGACCGGACGTTTTGTAATCGGCGGACCACAGGGCGACGCCGGACTCACCGGACGTAAAATTATTGTGGATACTTACGGCGGATACGGACGTCACGGCGGCGGCGCATTTTCCGGTAAAGATCCGTCCAAAGTCGACCGGTCAGCGGCTTATGCGGCCCGATACGTGGCTAAAAACATTGTCGCCGCGGGTATGGCAAAACGATGCGAAATCCAGCTGGCGTATGCGATCGGGGTCGCCGAACCGGTGTCTGTGCTGGTGGATACATTTGCAACCGGTAAAGCCGACGACGCCGAGATCAGCAAAAGGGTTCGGGATAACTTTGATCTGACACCGCGAGGAATTATCAGCATGCTCGATCTGAGGCGCCCGATCTATAGAAAAACCGCAGCCTATGGTCATTTCGGCCGCGACGGTGATGAGTTTACCTGGGAAAAAACCGATAAAATAGATGCGTTTAAATAA
- the ahcY gene encoding adenosylhomocysteinase, whose protein sequence is MQYDIKDIKLASKGKVRIEWADNDMPVLQKVRERFAEEQPLKGRKMSACLHITAETANLARTLKAGGADVVLCASNPLSTQDDVAASLVKDYEIPVFAIKGEDHKTYYEHLRAAIEHGPVVTMDDGADLVSNIHSDYPEMSAKIIGSMEETTTGVIRLRAMANDGALKFPVIAVNDAMTKNMFDNRYGTGQSTVDGIIRATDILLAGKNVVVGGYGWCGRGFAMRCRGMGSNIIVVEVDPIRALEAAMDGFRVMPIEKAAKIGDLFCTLTGDIHVIRAEHMKLMKDGAIVANSGHFNVEIDIDGLKKIAKKGPREVRPQVDEYVLENGNRVFLLADGRLINLAAAEGHPASVMDMSFATQALATEWVVQNDGNLDVQVHNVPASIEDWVARLKLEAMGIQIDELTEEQKEYLSSWTMGT, encoded by the coding sequence GTGCAATACGATATCAAAGATATAAAGCTCGCATCTAAAGGCAAGGTGCGGATAGAATGGGCCGACAATGATATGCCGGTTCTGCAAAAAGTGCGGGAACGGTTTGCCGAAGAACAGCCGTTAAAAGGCCGCAAAATGTCGGCTTGTCTGCACATCACAGCCGAAACAGCGAACCTGGCCCGAACATTAAAGGCCGGCGGTGCGGATGTGGTGCTTTGTGCATCCAATCCCTTGTCCACCCAGGACGACGTTGCCGCATCTCTGGTCAAGGATTACGAAATTCCGGTATTTGCCATCAAGGGTGAAGATCACAAAACCTATTACGAACATTTGCGTGCAGCCATTGAACATGGTCCGGTTGTAACCATGGACGACGGTGCTGACCTGGTGTCCAATATTCACAGTGATTATCCGGAAATGAGTGCCAAAATTATCGGCAGCATGGAAGAAACCACTACCGGAGTGATTCGCCTGCGGGCTATGGCGAACGACGGCGCGCTTAAATTTCCTGTCATTGCGGTGAACGATGCCATGACCAAAAATATGTTTGACAACCGATACGGTACCGGACAGTCTACGGTGGACGGCATTATCCGCGCAACCGATATCCTGCTGGCCGGGAAAAACGTGGTTGTGGGCGGTTACGGCTGGTGCGGCCGCGGTTTTGCCATGCGCTGCCGGGGCATGGGCTCTAATATTATCGTCGTTGAAGTGGACCCGATCCGCGCCCTGGAAGCGGCGATGGACGGATTCCGCGTTATGCCCATCGAAAAAGCGGCAAAAATCGGGGATCTGTTCTGCACATTGACCGGCGATATCCATGTGATCCGCGCCGAACATATGAAACTCATGAAAGACGGCGCCATTGTGGCCAATTCAGGGCACTTTAATGTGGAAATCGATATTGATGGTCTGAAAAAAATTGCAAAAAAAGGTCCACGCGAGGTTCGTCCTCAGGTGGATGAATACGTGCTTGAAAACGGCAACCGGGTCTTTTTGCTGGCGGACGGCCGGCTGATCAATCTTGCCGCCGCGGAAGGACATCCCGCCTCAGTTATGGACATGAGTTTTGCCACCCAGGCGCTGGCAACGGAATGGGTTGTGCAAAATGACGGTAACCTTGATGTTCAGGTTCACAATGTACCGGCCTCTATTGAAGACTGGGTAGCGCGCCTGAAACTGGAAGCCATGGGCATTCAAATTGACGAATTGACCGAAGAGCAAAAAGAATACTTGTCCAGCTGGACAATGGGCACATAA
- a CDS encoding ABC transporter ATP-binding protein, producing MLRVDQLTKQFGQLMAVDHISFEVTAGEIFGFLGPNGAGKTTTIQMICSLLKPDRGAIYLNDQELLANKRHLRKKLGVVPQEIALYEDLTALDNLTFWGGLYDLSGKPLRKRIDELLELFGLSDRAKDPVKTYSGGMKRRLNMAAGMVHEPELLLLDEPTVGIDPQARYNMLDTVQQIAQKGTTILYTTHYLDEADKLCDRIAIMDHGKLLATGTKEELRNIVGENTLIQLMDSSDPALLKKIKSNYPTVGVENLQNEAVIFTLPSQVGEGEFIEALIRTGFSMNSLQIKEPSLDSVFIKLTGRELRD from the coding sequence ATGCTCAGAGTCGATCAGTTAACCAAGCAGTTTGGCCAACTCATGGCGGTTGACCACATTTCGTTCGAGGTGACGGCCGGAGAAATTTTTGGGTTCCTGGGACCCAACGGAGCGGGAAAAACAACAACCATACAGATGATCTGTTCATTGCTCAAACCCGACCGGGGCGCCATTTACTTGAATGACCAGGAGCTTTTAGCCAACAAACGCCACCTTCGGAAAAAACTGGGTGTGGTTCCGCAGGAAATTGCCTTGTACGAAGACCTGACCGCACTGGACAACCTGACGTTTTGGGGCGGACTGTATGACCTGTCCGGCAAACCGCTGCGCAAACGCATTGATGAACTATTGGAGCTGTTCGGCCTGAGTGACCGGGCCAAAGATCCGGTAAAGACCTATTCCGGAGGTATGAAACGGCGGCTGAACATGGCAGCGGGTATGGTTCACGAGCCGGAACTGCTTTTGCTTGACGAACCGACGGTGGGCATTGATCCCCAGGCACGCTATAATATGCTGGACACGGTTCAGCAGATCGCTCAAAAAGGCACCACGATCCTGTATACCACTCACTATCTGGATGAAGCGGACAAGCTGTGTGACCGGATTGCAATCATGGATCACGGAAAGTTGCTTGCCACCGGTACAAAGGAGGAGCTCAGGAACATCGTGGGAGAAAACACTTTGATCCAATTGATGGACTCGTCGGATCCGGCGCTCCTGAAAAAGATAAAGTCAAACTATCCAACGGTGGGGGTGGAAAATCTGCAAAATGAGGCCGTCATCTTTACACTGCCGTCGCAAGTGGGTGAAGGTGAATTTATCGAGGCTTTGATCAGGACCGGTTTTTCCATGAACAGCCTGCAGATCAAAGAACCCAGTCTGGATTCCGTGTTTATCAAACTCACGGGACGGGAGCTGCGCGATTGA
- a CDS encoding ABC transporter permease, whose product MIRKLFYKDLQSLGKNPWGFILLISMPLVLALLMNLVFNSGDSQDSVMPRSTLVIADHDSSLASRFLKSAFAQGELKNLFEIEQITEEKGRERVRQDKASALLIIPKGFADSLLNQNPVDLQLIKNPAQAFGPKIAEEALSILTQGADRLVHIASEPLAMIREQMDTDEPSDAQISAIAVAINQLMKRGGARIFNSPISIDKQEARPQEERFKGASLFAYFLSGISTMMLLFILNSVASQQLKERENKTLHRILVAPASPSHYLISKQLYLFFSALIAFGLVWGVAFLFFGFRCPAHSIVPFIVLTLVIAAASAGLIGLLHAFVTRRNIANSVLPAVIIFFSVVGGGMIPLGSLPGFVKSIAVISPVYWGTDGIQVLFFRETGFAAIHTHLIVLAAIAVLSMLIALPVQRKKVMS is encoded by the coding sequence TTGATCCGGAAACTGTTTTACAAAGATTTGCAGAGTCTCGGGAAAAACCCGTGGGGGTTTATTCTGCTCATCAGTATGCCGCTGGTGCTGGCGCTGCTTATGAACCTGGTATTCAACAGCGGGGACAGTCAGGACTCTGTCATGCCGCGATCCACTCTGGTCATCGCCGATCACGACAGCAGTCTGGCAAGCCGCTTCCTGAAATCCGCCTTTGCTCAGGGTGAACTAAAAAATCTGTTCGAGATCGAGCAGATCACAGAAGAAAAAGGTCGGGAGCGCGTCCGTCAGGACAAAGCCTCCGCTTTGTTGATCATCCCCAAAGGATTTGCTGATTCCCTTTTGAATCAAAACCCCGTAGACCTGCAATTGATCAAAAATCCGGCTCAGGCCTTTGGACCCAAAATTGCAGAAGAAGCGCTCTCCATTTTAACCCAAGGCGCGGACCGGCTGGTGCACATTGCTTCAGAACCGCTCGCCATGATCCGTGAACAAATGGATACCGATGAACCATCGGATGCGCAAATTTCAGCCATTGCCGTGGCGATCAATCAACTGATGAAACGCGGCGGCGCCCGGATATTCAACTCTCCGATCAGCATTGACAAACAAGAGGCTCGCCCGCAAGAAGAGCGGTTTAAGGGCGCTTCTTTATTTGCGTATTTTTTAAGCGGAATATCCACAATGATGCTGCTGTTCATTTTAAATTCCGTTGCGTCCCAGCAGCTAAAAGAGCGCGAAAATAAAACCCTGCACCGCATCCTGGTTGCACCGGCATCACCGTCTCATTATTTGATCTCCAAACAACTCTATCTGTTTTTCTCCGCCCTCATCGCTTTTGGACTGGTTTGGGGAGTGGCCTTTCTGTTTTTCGGATTCCGCTGTCCGGCACATTCCATCGTGCCGTTCATTGTACTGACTCTGGTCATCGCCGCCGCATCCGCGGGACTCATCGGACTGCTGCATGCCTTTGTCACGCGGCGCAATATTGCCAATTCAGTCCTGCCCGCCGTTATCATTTTTTTCAGTGTGGTGGGCGGCGGTATGATTCCGCTGGGGAGCCTTCCGGGGTTTGTTAAATCAATCGCCGTCATTTCACCGGTCTATTGGGGCACCGATGGCATTCAGGTTCTGTTTTTCCGGGAAACCGGATTTGCCGCCATACACACTCACCTTATTGTATTGGCAGCAATTGCTGTGTTGTCCATGCTCATTGCCCTGCCGGTTCAGCGCAAAAAGGTAATGTCATGA
- a CDS encoding ABC transporter permease — translation MKVYALIINTLRLVIRDKSAVIWMLLIPLFYILIFGNSFRSNSSPKDAKADLQVWNQDDGLLSQRLLEHLSSENLQIHLQDSFPSSINVRFLTIPDSFSARVLANKPVELPFVTKSGTNQEAEATAEMALRKATMRLMADLARLELQNTEPAANQFEQLDRRASLVSLHSEYSGKYKIIPSGYNHQVPANIIMFTLIIVFIYAGEILMEEREKGMLSRIRLSPISENQFFLGKWTGTTLIGLIQMIILIAAGRFLFDIHYGPSLAAVILLALVFAACCAAMGLTLAMLVKRREQLNGIALMTALGMAALSGCWWPIEIVPGWMAVIARILPSGIALRAFHQLISYGHGLHMIIPHLFWLLAFNLSFALLFAFLLRRNTQS, via the coding sequence ATGAAAGTCTATGCCCTGATCATTAACACGCTTCGCCTGGTGATTCGCGACAAATCGGCGGTCATCTGGATGCTTTTAATTCCCCTGTTCTATATCCTGATCTTTGGCAATTCCTTTCGTTCAAATTCAAGCCCAAAAGACGCCAAAGCTGATCTTCAGGTTTGGAATCAGGATGACGGCCTGCTTTCCCAACGATTGCTTGAACATCTGAGCAGTGAAAATCTACAAATTCATCTACAGGATTCCTTTCCTTCCTCTATCAATGTGCGTTTTCTCACCATCCCGGATTCGTTTTCCGCCCGGGTGCTCGCCAATAAACCGGTCGAACTGCCCTTTGTCACCAAATCGGGAACCAATCAGGAAGCAGAAGCTACGGCTGAAATGGCGCTGAGAAAAGCGACGATGCGTCTGATGGCCGATCTTGCCAGACTGGAGCTGCAAAACACCGAGCCGGCGGCAAACCAGTTCGAGCAACTGGACAGACGAGCCTCGCTGGTTTCGCTGCATTCTGAATATTCCGGCAAATACAAAATCATTCCCAGCGGATACAATCATCAGGTTCCGGCCAACATTATCATGTTCACACTGATCATTGTATTCATCTATGCCGGCGAAATTCTGATGGAAGAACGCGAAAAGGGTATGCTGAGCCGCATACGCCTGTCGCCGATCTCTGAAAATCAATTTTTCCTGGGGAAATGGACCGGAACAACGCTGATCGGATTGATACAAATGATTATCCTGATCGCTGCCGGGCGTTTCCTCTTTGACATCCATTACGGACCATCCCTTGCCGCTGTCATTCTGTTGGCGCTGGTATTCGCGGCCTGCTGCGCGGCCATGGGATTAACCCTGGCCATGCTGGTCAAGCGGCGGGAACAGCTGAACGGCATTGCCCTGATGACAGCTCTCGGGATGGCCGCGTTGAGTGGATGCTGGTGGCCGATCGAAATTGTTCCCGGCTGGATGGCTGTGATTGCCCGGATTCTACCGTCCGGCATTGCATTGCGGGCCTTTCATCAGCTCATCAGTTACGGTCATGGTCTGCACATGATCATCCCGCATCTGTTCTGGCTGCTGGCGTTTAATTTGAGTTTTGCCCTCCTGTTCGCATTTCTGCTCAGACGAAATACCCAATCCTGA